A region of Lichenibacterium dinghuense DNA encodes the following proteins:
- the tal gene encoding transaldolase — translation MNPLQQLEACGQSPWLDDLHRTLMSSGELKNLIDNHGLKGLTSNPSIFEKAIGLTHDYDDVLKEMLGKGDADDMTVYETIAIADIQAAADVFRPVYEKADGGDGFVSLEVAPNIANDTEATKKDAKRLWKAVDRPNLMIKIPGTDAGTPAIQATIAEGINVNVTLLFAVKAYEDVANAYIAGLEELAAKGGDVSRVASVASFFLSRIDSAADAKIDALEDADPALVEKAKGKIAIANAKRAYQRGKEIFSGPRWEKLAAKGAHPQRLLWASTGTKSKSLPDTYYVDNIIGLGTVNTMPPATMKAFGDHGTAIKDSVESDLAGAEASLAALEKLGISLDEITHELVLDGIKKFEEAFDNLIGGVKKRRGEFSKAA, via the coding sequence ATGAACCCGTTGCAACAGCTCGAAGCCTGCGGTCAGTCCCCCTGGCTCGACGACCTCCACCGGACGCTCATGTCCTCCGGCGAGCTCAAAAACCTCATCGACAACCACGGCCTGAAGGGCCTGACCTCGAACCCCTCGATCTTCGAGAAGGCGATCGGCTTGACGCACGACTACGACGACGTGCTGAAGGAGATGCTCGGCAAGGGCGACGCCGACGACATGACGGTCTACGAGACCATCGCGATCGCGGACATCCAGGCCGCCGCCGACGTGTTCCGCCCCGTCTACGAGAAGGCGGACGGCGGCGACGGCTTCGTCAGCCTGGAGGTGGCGCCCAACATCGCCAACGACACCGAAGCGACCAAGAAGGACGCCAAGCGGCTGTGGAAGGCGGTGGACCGCCCCAACCTCATGATCAAGATCCCCGGCACGGACGCGGGCACGCCCGCCATCCAGGCCACGATCGCCGAAGGCATCAACGTCAACGTCACGCTGCTGTTCGCCGTGAAGGCCTACGAGGACGTGGCCAACGCCTATATCGCGGGCCTCGAGGAGCTGGCCGCCAAGGGCGGGGACGTGTCCCGCGTGGCCTCCGTCGCGAGCTTCTTCCTGAGCCGCATCGACTCGGCGGCCGACGCCAAGATCGACGCCCTCGAGGACGCCGACCCGGCGCTGGTGGAGAAGGCGAAGGGCAAGATCGCCATCGCCAACGCCAAGCGCGCCTACCAGCGCGGCAAGGAGATCTTCTCCGGCCCCCGCTGGGAGAAGCTGGCCGCCAAGGGCGCACACCCGCAGAGGCTGCTGTGGGCCTCGACCGGCACCAAGTCGAAGTCGCTGCCCGACACCTACTACGTCGACAACATCATCGGCCTCGGCACGGTCAACACCATGCCGCCCGCGACCATGAAGGCCTTCGGCGACCACGGCACGGCCATCAAGGATTCGGTCGAGAGCGACCTCGCGGGCGCCGAAGCGTCGCTGGCCGCGCTGGAGAAGCTCGGCATCTCGCTCGACGAGATCACGCACGAACTCGTCCTCGACGGCATCAAGAAGTTCGAGGAAGCCTTCGACAACCTCATCGGCGGCGTGAAGAAGCGCCGCGGCGAGTTCAGCAAGGCGGCCTGA